A single region of the Gasterosteus aculeatus chromosome 1, fGasAcu3.hap1.1, whole genome shotgun sequence genome encodes:
- the LOC144398956 gene encoding proton-coupled zinc antiporter SLC30A1, whose protein sequence is MTEGQPLFPVCALYSVAGMRLLHWCMLGVTVLLLVCEVVISRLCNSLITLVDGFHTLFILLHVALPHPQTSSIKNNPLPSLDSCASPPHASSSSSSAAPPPGLPAESSIESPPLDRGVSFSSSRIQPVRAFISALFLISLCLSYFLEIISFSLEPHPVQRPLLPVVAGAVSLLHKSLVLWLNWDGLQNDASRRPKNDAHLEGNHKVSAAEETRGRAGPGRVLDERGHVQSAEDNWLQNGALVLSNPGTSGVPDTVHQHAAALQGHRDREAVTATADLQVGECENRSEDPTGTSKDNTCMGLLDSQNASNDTVYSSSHHIERIVPSRRRKAIVRSFVLVVQGLCPALLALVNSLVMLLISPQVLHSSGACGLLLYLDPLLSLLAVMMLIATAAPQVHRYGLLLLEATPPHICASDLGRRITSVPGVQAVHNLHIWQLTESFFVASVHVHCHAGFPVQRCADLMSGVTKVMQSVGVSCCTVQPEFASCPGSSAGSEGDAFPVIHREDPSLPPLLTCSLACGKACAGFMCSSPVEEETSLMAPPAGETKEEPQTLVIENTFL, encoded by the exons ATGACTGAGGGTCAACCACTTTTCCCTG TGTGCGCTTTATACTCAGTTGCAGGTATGAGGTTGCTAcactggtgcatgctgggagtgacCGTCCTGCTGCTGGTTTGCGAGGTGGTCATCAGCAGGCTGTGCAACTCCCTTATCACCTTAGTAGATGGTTTCCACACGCTCTTCATCCTCCTGCACGTggctcttcctcatcctcaaaCTTCAAGCATAAAAAACAACCCGCTCCCGTCTTTGGATTCCTGCGCGTCTCCTCCAcatgcttcctcctcctcctcctcagcagcaccACCCCCCGGCCTCCCTGCTGAGTCATCCATCGAATCTCCACCTCTGGACCGTGGAGtgtccttcagcagcagcaggattcAGCCTGTGAGGGCTTTCATTTCTGCTCTCTTCCTGatttctctgtgtctctcttacTTCCTGGAAATCATCAGTTTTTCCCTGGAGCCGCACCCagtgcagcgccccctgctgcctGTGGTGGCCGGCGCTGTCAGTCTGCTCCATAAATCGCTGGTCCTCTGGTTGAACTGGGATGGGCTGCAGAATGATGCCAGCAGGAGGCCGAAGAACGACGCTCACCTTGAAGGGAACCACAAAG TCTCGGCTGCAGAGGAGACCAGAGGCCGGGCTGGCCCGGGTCGAGTCCTGGATGAGCGTGGCCATGTCCAATCGGCTGAGGACAACTGGCTCCAAAATGGGGCGCTTGTCCTCAGCAATCCGGGAACCTCCGGCGTCCCCGACACGGTCCACCAGCACGCAGCAGCTCTTCAGGGCCACAGGGACCGGGAGGCGGTCACTGCTACAGCGGATTTGCAGGTTGGCGAGTGTGAAAATCGTTCAGAAGACCCCACGGGGACTTCCAAGGACAACACCTGCATGGGACTTCTTG ACAGTCAAAATGCATCTAATGACACAGTCTACAGCTCATCCCATCATATTGAGAGGATTGTACCAAGCCGCCGGCGGAAAGCCATTGTCCGGTCCTTTGTCCTCGTCGTGCAGGGCCTTTGTCCCGCTCTGCTGGCTCTGGTCAACAGCCTGGTGATGCTGCTGATCAGCCCACAGGTCCTTCACAGCTCGGGAGCCTGCGGGCTGCTGCTTTACCTGGATCCTCTTCTGTCGCTGCTCGCTGTGATGATGCTGATTGCCACCGCCGCACCACAG GTGCACAGGTATGGACTTTTGCTGCTGGAGGCCACACCGCCGCACATTTGCGCATCCGATCTTGGACGAAGAATTACGAGTGTCCCTGGGGTGCAGGCCGTGCACAACCTGCACATCTGGCAGTTGACTGAATCGTTCTTCGTGGCCTCCGTCCACGTGCACTGCCATGCTGGGTTTCCAGTGCAGAG GTGTGCTGACCTGATGTCAGGGGTCACCAAGGTGATGCAGAGCGTTGGAGTGAGCTGCTGCACCGTCCAGCCAGAGTTTGCCTCCTGCCCGGGGTCCTCTGCAGGCAGTGAGGGGGACGCCTTCCCCGTCATCCACAGAGAGGACCCCTCCCTGCCGCCTCTTCTGACCTGCAGCCTCGCCTGTGGAAAGGCCTGCGCGGGGTTCATGTGTTCTTCTcccgtggaggaggagaccagCCTGATGGCACCACCAGCTGGGGAGACAAAGGAAGAGCCTCAGACACTGGTCATCGAGAACACCTTCCTCTGA
- the LOC144398972 gene encoding large ribosomal subunit protein bL28m-like codes for MPFHKYPSKIWDVLKLKQGIYARLPKHYLKSLEQKEPTPVHWKPLGVQYRANPKTGQRERVQDVPIPIFYPPPAQDGLWGGEGWISGFRYANNDKMSNRLRKTWKPQLFKRELYSEILDHKFTITVTARTLNLIDAAFGFDFYILQTPKEDLNSKLGMDLKRAMLIRLARRNTELYPSEPEKREKVYNKYKHLEIPEEEAEWVGLSLEEAVEKQRQLEHKEPQPLFEACVEELLEGLQVQKLSEPHLVENK; via the exons ATGCCTTTCCATAAATATCCATCCAAAATCTGGGACGTCCTGAAACTGAAGCAGGGAATCTACGCTCGCCTCCCCAAACACTACCTCAAATCCCTCGAACAGAAAGAGCCAACGCCCGTCCACTGGAAGCCTTTGGGAGTCCAGTATCGTGCCAACCCCAAAACGGGGCAGAGGGAACGGGTCCAGGATGTCCCGATACCCATCTTCTACCCTCCACCGGCGCAGGACGGCCTGTGGGGAGGAGAAGGCTGGATCTCCGGCTTCAGATACGCCAATAACGACAAA aTGTCGAATCGACTGAGGAAGACCTGGAAACCACAGCTGTTCAAGAGAGAGTTGTACAGCGAGATCCTCGATCACAAGTTCACCATCACAGTCACAGCACGCACCCTGAACCTCATCGACGCGGCCTTCGGATTCGACTTCTACATCCTCCAG ACGCCAAAGGAAGACCTGAACTCCAAGTTGGGGATGGACCTGAAGAGGGCCATGTTGATCCGCCTGGCACGCAGAAACACGGAGCTTTACCCCTCCGAGCCCGAGAAACGAGAGAAGgtctacaacaaatacaag CACTTGGAGAtcccggaggaggaggcggagtggGTGGGTTTGAGTCTGGAGGAGGCCGTGGAGAAGCAGAGGCAGCTGGAGCACAAG GAGCCGCAGCCTCTGTTCGAGGCCTGTGTGGAGGAGCTGTTGGAGGGGCTGCAGGTCCAGAAGCTCTCTGAGCCACACCTCGTAGAGAACAAGTGA
- the LOC144382919 gene encoding transcription factor RelB-like isoform X5: MAHSSRGAGAPPGFPRRGRGAACSLTSKSSRGVSSHSRGGETEMLEQLLNKPRLVVLEEPKERGMRFRYECEGRSAGSILGASSSETSKSQPTIEIQGPIDHLKRVTVTVSLVTKDPPHRPHPHCLVGKDCANGSGICVVTLNPHSNRRHSFVNLGIQCVRRKELDASLEKRRNLNIDPFQTGHSKGIEDMDMNAVRLCFQCEFEWEDGRKDCLSPVVSNPIYDKKATTTSQLKIGRFNQYRGSCTGKTEIYMLCDKVQKDDIEIIFRRGSWKASGEFAQTDVHRQIAIVFKTPPYQDQDITEEVEVSVVLRRLSDQMESESITFTYLPHNPDPYEVNRKRKIKSDISFSEKPCVTESAPAAEQPFHLHQTMMGPNERLCAARPGASALGEMCYSEHQDTNNDSDAAILNQLLEMPAIWDIISNPGLTSAMPSGFEQGPEAGAVFANLDMNFNPNFGPYTQDFSHYNDLQFNMLVNEIQNPQSEGRESPSSTLQVKTEEEL, from the exons ATGGCTCATTCCTCCCGGGGAGCCGGCGCTCCACCCGGTTTCCCGCGGCGCGGTCGAGGCGCGGCGTGTTCGCTGACCTCCAAAAGCTCCCGTGGCGTTTCCTCCCACAGCCGCGGCGGCGAAACGGAGatgctggagcagctgctgaacAAGCCCAGGCTGGTGGTGTTGGAGGAGCCCAAGGAGAGAGGCATGAGGTTTCGCTATGAATGCGAGGGACGCTCGGCCGGCAGCATTCTGGGGGCGTCCAGCTCTGAAACCAGCAAGAGTCAGCCCACGATAGAG ATTCAAGGTCCCATTGACCACTTAAAGAGGGTCACAGTCACGGTTTCCTTGGTAACCAAAGACCCCCCTCATCGGCCTCACCCCCACTGCCTTGTGGGTAAAGACTGCGCAAACGGTTCGGGAATATGCGTGGTCACGCTCAATCCTCACAGCAACCGACGGCACAG CTTTGTCAACCTCGGTATCCAGTGTGTGAGGAGGAAAGAGCTGGATGCTTCACTtgagaagagaagaaacctAAATATCGACCCCTTCCAAA CTGGTCACTCAAAGGGCATTGAAGACATGGACATGAACGCCGTGCGACTGTGTTTTCAGTGTGAGTTTGAATGGGAAGACGGCAGAAAAGACTGTCTCAGCCCAGTGGTGTCCAACCCCATCTATGACAAGA agGCCACGACCACATCGCAGCTGAAGATCGGCCGTTTTAACCAGTACAGAGGTTCCTGCACCGGCAAGACCGAGATCTACATGTTGTGTGACAAAGTGCAGAAAG ATGACATAGAGATCATCTTCAGGCGAGGGTCGTGGAAGGCCAGCGGGGAGTTTGCCCAGACAGATGTGCACCGGCAAATCGCCATCGTGTTTAAGACTCCACCCTATCAGGACCAGGACATCACAGAGGAGGTAGAAGTCAGCGTGGTGCTGCGCCGCCTCTCGGACCAGATGGAGAGCGAGTCCATTACCTTCACGTACCTGCCACACAATCCAG ATCCGTATGAGGTGAACCGGAAGAGAAAGATAAAGTCTGACATCAGCTTCAGTGAGAAACCTTGCGTGACAG AGAGCGcacctgcagcagagcagccCTTCCACCTTCATCAAACCATGATGGGCCCTAACGAGAGGCTCTGCGCCGCCCGGCCCGGGGCCTCCGCTTTAGGGGAGATGTGTTACAGCGAGCACCAGGACACAAACAACGACAGCGACGCGGCCATCTTGAATCAGCTGCTGGAAATGCCCGCGATATGGGACATAATATCCAACCCCGGCCTGACCTCGGCCATGCCCTCCGGCTTCGAGCAGGGGCCCGAGGCCGGCGCCGTGTTCGCCAACCTGGATATGAACTTCAACCCGAACTTTGGCCCGTACACACAGGACTTTTCCCATTACAACGACCTGCAGTTCAACATGCTCGTCAACGAGATCCAGAATCCGCAGTCGGAGGGCCGGGAGAGCCCGTCCAGCACGCTGCAGGTGAAGACCGAGGAGGAGCTGTAA
- the LOC144382919 gene encoding transcription factor RelB-like isoform X2: MNDMDIFNGASEPRGPSDFDLIEEIITEWSGASLPGPPPPPADLLCQDHRMRQQSPSQPVLLSRGAACQPTCTFPQPQQQSSTSKDMAHSSRGAGAPPGFPRRGRGAACSLTSKSSRGVSSHSRGGETEMLEQLLNKPRLVVLEEPKERGMRFRYECEGRSAGSILGASSSETSKSQPTIEIQGPIDHLKRVTVTVSLVTKDPPHRPHPHCLVGKDCANGSGICVVTLNPHSNRRHSFVNLGIQCVRRKELDASLEKRRNLNIDPFQTGHSKGIEDMDMNAVRLCFQCEFEWEDGRKDCLSPVVSNPIYDKKATTTSQLKIGRFNQYRGSCTGKTEIYMLCDKVQKDDIEIIFRRGSWKASGEFAQTDVHRQIAIVFKTPPYQDQDITEEVEVSVVLRRLSDQMESESITFTYLPHNPDPYEVNRKRKIKSDISFSEKPCVTESAPAAEQPFHLHQTMMGPNERLCAARPGASALGEMCYSEHQDTNNDSDAAILNQLLEMPAIWDIISNPGLTSAMPSGFEQGPEAGAVFANLDMNFNPNFGPYTQDFSHYNDLQFNMLVNEIQNPQSEGRESPSSTLQVKTEEEL, encoded by the exons ATGAACGACATGGACATCTTCAACGGGGCCTCTG AGCCGCGAGGGCCTTCTGACTTTG ATCTCATTGAGGAAATCATCACAGAGTGGTCAGGTGCATCCCTCCCCggacctcctccaccccccgcTGACCTCCTCTGTCAGGACCACAGGATGCGACAGCAGAGCCCGTCTCAGCCCGTGCTGCTGTCCCGAGGAGCTGCATGCCAG CCAACCTGCACCTTCCCGCAGCCCCAGCAGCAGTCGAGCACTTCCAAAGACATGGCTCATTCCTCCCGGGGAGCCGGCGCTCCACCCGGTTTCCCGCGGCGCGGTCGAGGCGCGGCGTGTTCGCTGACCTCCAAAAGCTCCCGTGGCGTTTCCTCCCACAGCCGCGGCGGCGAAACGGAGatgctggagcagctgctgaacAAGCCCAGGCTGGTGGTGTTGGAGGAGCCCAAGGAGAGAGGCATGAGGTTTCGCTATGAATGCGAGGGACGCTCGGCCGGCAGCATTCTGGGGGCGTCCAGCTCTGAAACCAGCAAGAGTCAGCCCACGATAGAG ATTCAAGGTCCCATTGACCACTTAAAGAGGGTCACAGTCACGGTTTCCTTGGTAACCAAAGACCCCCCTCATCGGCCTCACCCCCACTGCCTTGTGGGTAAAGACTGCGCAAACGGTTCGGGAATATGCGTGGTCACGCTCAATCCTCACAGCAACCGACGGCACAG CTTTGTCAACCTCGGTATCCAGTGTGTGAGGAGGAAAGAGCTGGATGCTTCACTtgagaagagaagaaacctAAATATCGACCCCTTCCAAA CTGGTCACTCAAAGGGCATTGAAGACATGGACATGAACGCCGTGCGACTGTGTTTTCAGTGTGAGTTTGAATGGGAAGACGGCAGAAAAGACTGTCTCAGCCCAGTGGTGTCCAACCCCATCTATGACAAGA agGCCACGACCACATCGCAGCTGAAGATCGGCCGTTTTAACCAGTACAGAGGTTCCTGCACCGGCAAGACCGAGATCTACATGTTGTGTGACAAAGTGCAGAAAG ATGACATAGAGATCATCTTCAGGCGAGGGTCGTGGAAGGCCAGCGGGGAGTTTGCCCAGACAGATGTGCACCGGCAAATCGCCATCGTGTTTAAGACTCCACCCTATCAGGACCAGGACATCACAGAGGAGGTAGAAGTCAGCGTGGTGCTGCGCCGCCTCTCGGACCAGATGGAGAGCGAGTCCATTACCTTCACGTACCTGCCACACAATCCAG ATCCGTATGAGGTGAACCGGAAGAGAAAGATAAAGTCTGACATCAGCTTCAGTGAGAAACCTTGCGTGACAG AGAGCGcacctgcagcagagcagccCTTCCACCTTCATCAAACCATGATGGGCCCTAACGAGAGGCTCTGCGCCGCCCGGCCCGGGGCCTCCGCTTTAGGGGAGATGTGTTACAGCGAGCACCAGGACACAAACAACGACAGCGACGCGGCCATCTTGAATCAGCTGCTGGAAATGCCCGCGATATGGGACATAATATCCAACCCCGGCCTGACCTCGGCCATGCCCTCCGGCTTCGAGCAGGGGCCCGAGGCCGGCGCCGTGTTCGCCAACCTGGATATGAACTTCAACCCGAACTTTGGCCCGTACACACAGGACTTTTCCCATTACAACGACCTGCAGTTCAACATGCTCGTCAACGAGATCCAGAATCCGCAGTCGGAGGGCCGGGAGAGCCCGTCCAGCACGCTGCAGGTGAAGACCGAGGAGGAGCTGTAA
- the LOC144382919 gene encoding transcription factor RelB-like isoform X4: MAHSSRGAGAPPGFPRRGRGAACSLTSKSSRGVSSHSRGGETEMLEQLLNKPRLVVLEEPKERGMRFRYECEGRSAGSILGASSSETSKSQPTIEIQGPIDHLKRVTVTVSLVTKDPPHRPHPHCLVGKDCANGSGICVVTLNPHSNRRHSFVNLGIQCVRRKELDASLEKRRNLNIDPFQTGHSKGIEDMDMNAVRLCFQCEFEWEDGRKDCLSPVVSNPIYDKKATTTSQLKIGRFNQYRGSCTGKTEIYMLCDKVQKDDIEIIFRRGSWKASGEFAQTDVHRQIAIVFKTPPYQDQDITEEVEVSVVLRRLSDQMESESITFTYLPHNPDPYEVNRKRKIKSDISFSEKPCVTAESAPAAEQPFHLHQTMMGPNERLCAARPGASALGEMCYSEHQDTNNDSDAAILNQLLEMPAIWDIISNPGLTSAMPSGFEQGPEAGAVFANLDMNFNPNFGPYTQDFSHYNDLQFNMLVNEIQNPQSEGRESPSSTLQVKTEEEL, encoded by the exons ATGGCTCATTCCTCCCGGGGAGCCGGCGCTCCACCCGGTTTCCCGCGGCGCGGTCGAGGCGCGGCGTGTTCGCTGACCTCCAAAAGCTCCCGTGGCGTTTCCTCCCACAGCCGCGGCGGCGAAACGGAGatgctggagcagctgctgaacAAGCCCAGGCTGGTGGTGTTGGAGGAGCCCAAGGAGAGAGGCATGAGGTTTCGCTATGAATGCGAGGGACGCTCGGCCGGCAGCATTCTGGGGGCGTCCAGCTCTGAAACCAGCAAGAGTCAGCCCACGATAGAG ATTCAAGGTCCCATTGACCACTTAAAGAGGGTCACAGTCACGGTTTCCTTGGTAACCAAAGACCCCCCTCATCGGCCTCACCCCCACTGCCTTGTGGGTAAAGACTGCGCAAACGGTTCGGGAATATGCGTGGTCACGCTCAATCCTCACAGCAACCGACGGCACAG CTTTGTCAACCTCGGTATCCAGTGTGTGAGGAGGAAAGAGCTGGATGCTTCACTtgagaagagaagaaacctAAATATCGACCCCTTCCAAA CTGGTCACTCAAAGGGCATTGAAGACATGGACATGAACGCCGTGCGACTGTGTTTTCAGTGTGAGTTTGAATGGGAAGACGGCAGAAAAGACTGTCTCAGCCCAGTGGTGTCCAACCCCATCTATGACAAGA agGCCACGACCACATCGCAGCTGAAGATCGGCCGTTTTAACCAGTACAGAGGTTCCTGCACCGGCAAGACCGAGATCTACATGTTGTGTGACAAAGTGCAGAAAG ATGACATAGAGATCATCTTCAGGCGAGGGTCGTGGAAGGCCAGCGGGGAGTTTGCCCAGACAGATGTGCACCGGCAAATCGCCATCGTGTTTAAGACTCCACCCTATCAGGACCAGGACATCACAGAGGAGGTAGAAGTCAGCGTGGTGCTGCGCCGCCTCTCGGACCAGATGGAGAGCGAGTCCATTACCTTCACGTACCTGCCACACAATCCAG ATCCGTATGAGGTGAACCGGAAGAGAAAGATAAAGTCTGACATCAGCTTCAGTGAGAAACCTTGCGTGACAG CAGAGAGCGcacctgcagcagagcagccCTTCCACCTTCATCAAACCATGATGGGCCCTAACGAGAGGCTCTGCGCCGCCCGGCCCGGGGCCTCCGCTTTAGGGGAGATGTGTTACAGCGAGCACCAGGACACAAACAACGACAGCGACGCGGCCATCTTGAATCAGCTGCTGGAAATGCCCGCGATATGGGACATAATATCCAACCCCGGCCTGACCTCGGCCATGCCCTCCGGCTTCGAGCAGGGGCCCGAGGCCGGCGCCGTGTTCGCCAACCTGGATATGAACTTCAACCCGAACTTTGGCCCGTACACACAGGACTTTTCCCATTACAACGACCTGCAGTTCAACATGCTCGTCAACGAGATCCAGAATCCGCAGTCGGAGGGCCGGGAGAGCCCGTCCAGCACGCTGCAGGTGAAGACCGAGGAGGAGCTGTAA
- the LOC144382919 gene encoding transcription factor RelB-like isoform X1: MNDMDIFNGASEPRGPSDFDLIEEIITEWSGASLPGPPPPPADLLCQDHRMRQQSPSQPVLLSRGAACQPTCTFPQPQQQSSTSKDMAHSSRGAGAPPGFPRRGRGAACSLTSKSSRGVSSHSRGGETEMLEQLLNKPRLVVLEEPKERGMRFRYECEGRSAGSILGASSSETSKSQPTIEIQGPIDHLKRVTVTVSLVTKDPPHRPHPHCLVGKDCANGSGICVVTLNPHSNRRHSFVNLGIQCVRRKELDASLEKRRNLNIDPFQTGHSKGIEDMDMNAVRLCFQCEFEWEDGRKDCLSPVVSNPIYDKKATTTSQLKIGRFNQYRGSCTGKTEIYMLCDKVQKDDIEIIFRRGSWKASGEFAQTDVHRQIAIVFKTPPYQDQDITEEVEVSVVLRRLSDQMESESITFTYLPHNPDPYEVNRKRKIKSDISFSEKPCVTAESAPAAEQPFHLHQTMMGPNERLCAARPGASALGEMCYSEHQDTNNDSDAAILNQLLEMPAIWDIISNPGLTSAMPSGFEQGPEAGAVFANLDMNFNPNFGPYTQDFSHYNDLQFNMLVNEIQNPQSEGRESPSSTLQVKTEEEL; the protein is encoded by the exons ATGAACGACATGGACATCTTCAACGGGGCCTCTG AGCCGCGAGGGCCTTCTGACTTTG ATCTCATTGAGGAAATCATCACAGAGTGGTCAGGTGCATCCCTCCCCggacctcctccaccccccgcTGACCTCCTCTGTCAGGACCACAGGATGCGACAGCAGAGCCCGTCTCAGCCCGTGCTGCTGTCCCGAGGAGCTGCATGCCAG CCAACCTGCACCTTCCCGCAGCCCCAGCAGCAGTCGAGCACTTCCAAAGACATGGCTCATTCCTCCCGGGGAGCCGGCGCTCCACCCGGTTTCCCGCGGCGCGGTCGAGGCGCGGCGTGTTCGCTGACCTCCAAAAGCTCCCGTGGCGTTTCCTCCCACAGCCGCGGCGGCGAAACGGAGatgctggagcagctgctgaacAAGCCCAGGCTGGTGGTGTTGGAGGAGCCCAAGGAGAGAGGCATGAGGTTTCGCTATGAATGCGAGGGACGCTCGGCCGGCAGCATTCTGGGGGCGTCCAGCTCTGAAACCAGCAAGAGTCAGCCCACGATAGAG ATTCAAGGTCCCATTGACCACTTAAAGAGGGTCACAGTCACGGTTTCCTTGGTAACCAAAGACCCCCCTCATCGGCCTCACCCCCACTGCCTTGTGGGTAAAGACTGCGCAAACGGTTCGGGAATATGCGTGGTCACGCTCAATCCTCACAGCAACCGACGGCACAG CTTTGTCAACCTCGGTATCCAGTGTGTGAGGAGGAAAGAGCTGGATGCTTCACTtgagaagagaagaaacctAAATATCGACCCCTTCCAAA CTGGTCACTCAAAGGGCATTGAAGACATGGACATGAACGCCGTGCGACTGTGTTTTCAGTGTGAGTTTGAATGGGAAGACGGCAGAAAAGACTGTCTCAGCCCAGTGGTGTCCAACCCCATCTATGACAAGA agGCCACGACCACATCGCAGCTGAAGATCGGCCGTTTTAACCAGTACAGAGGTTCCTGCACCGGCAAGACCGAGATCTACATGTTGTGTGACAAAGTGCAGAAAG ATGACATAGAGATCATCTTCAGGCGAGGGTCGTGGAAGGCCAGCGGGGAGTTTGCCCAGACAGATGTGCACCGGCAAATCGCCATCGTGTTTAAGACTCCACCCTATCAGGACCAGGACATCACAGAGGAGGTAGAAGTCAGCGTGGTGCTGCGCCGCCTCTCGGACCAGATGGAGAGCGAGTCCATTACCTTCACGTACCTGCCACACAATCCAG ATCCGTATGAGGTGAACCGGAAGAGAAAGATAAAGTCTGACATCAGCTTCAGTGAGAAACCTTGCGTGACAG CAGAGAGCGcacctgcagcagagcagccCTTCCACCTTCATCAAACCATGATGGGCCCTAACGAGAGGCTCTGCGCCGCCCGGCCCGGGGCCTCCGCTTTAGGGGAGATGTGTTACAGCGAGCACCAGGACACAAACAACGACAGCGACGCGGCCATCTTGAATCAGCTGCTGGAAATGCCCGCGATATGGGACATAATATCCAACCCCGGCCTGACCTCGGCCATGCCCTCCGGCTTCGAGCAGGGGCCCGAGGCCGGCGCCGTGTTCGCCAACCTGGATATGAACTTCAACCCGAACTTTGGCCCGTACACACAGGACTTTTCCCATTACAACGACCTGCAGTTCAACATGCTCGTCAACGAGATCCAGAATCCGCAGTCGGAGGGCCGGGAGAGCCCGTCCAGCACGCTGCAGGTGAAGACCGAGGAGGAGCTGTAA
- the LOC144382919 gene encoding transcription factor RelB-like isoform X3 produces the protein MNDMDIFNGASDLIEEIITEWSGASLPGPPPPPADLLCQDHRMRQQSPSQPVLLSRGAACQPTCTFPQPQQQSSTSKDMAHSSRGAGAPPGFPRRGRGAACSLTSKSSRGVSSHSRGGETEMLEQLLNKPRLVVLEEPKERGMRFRYECEGRSAGSILGASSSETSKSQPTIEIQGPIDHLKRVTVTVSLVTKDPPHRPHPHCLVGKDCANGSGICVVTLNPHSNRRHSFVNLGIQCVRRKELDASLEKRRNLNIDPFQTGHSKGIEDMDMNAVRLCFQCEFEWEDGRKDCLSPVVSNPIYDKKATTTSQLKIGRFNQYRGSCTGKTEIYMLCDKVQKDDIEIIFRRGSWKASGEFAQTDVHRQIAIVFKTPPYQDQDITEEVEVSVVLRRLSDQMESESITFTYLPHNPDPYEVNRKRKIKSDISFSEKPCVTAESAPAAEQPFHLHQTMMGPNERLCAARPGASALGEMCYSEHQDTNNDSDAAILNQLLEMPAIWDIISNPGLTSAMPSGFEQGPEAGAVFANLDMNFNPNFGPYTQDFSHYNDLQFNMLVNEIQNPQSEGRESPSSTLQVKTEEEL, from the exons ATGAACGACATGGACATCTTCAACGGGGCCTCTG ATCTCATTGAGGAAATCATCACAGAGTGGTCAGGTGCATCCCTCCCCggacctcctccaccccccgcTGACCTCCTCTGTCAGGACCACAGGATGCGACAGCAGAGCCCGTCTCAGCCCGTGCTGCTGTCCCGAGGAGCTGCATGCCAG CCAACCTGCACCTTCCCGCAGCCCCAGCAGCAGTCGAGCACTTCCAAAGACATGGCTCATTCCTCCCGGGGAGCCGGCGCTCCACCCGGTTTCCCGCGGCGCGGTCGAGGCGCGGCGTGTTCGCTGACCTCCAAAAGCTCCCGTGGCGTTTCCTCCCACAGCCGCGGCGGCGAAACGGAGatgctggagcagctgctgaacAAGCCCAGGCTGGTGGTGTTGGAGGAGCCCAAGGAGAGAGGCATGAGGTTTCGCTATGAATGCGAGGGACGCTCGGCCGGCAGCATTCTGGGGGCGTCCAGCTCTGAAACCAGCAAGAGTCAGCCCACGATAGAG ATTCAAGGTCCCATTGACCACTTAAAGAGGGTCACAGTCACGGTTTCCTTGGTAACCAAAGACCCCCCTCATCGGCCTCACCCCCACTGCCTTGTGGGTAAAGACTGCGCAAACGGTTCGGGAATATGCGTGGTCACGCTCAATCCTCACAGCAACCGACGGCACAG CTTTGTCAACCTCGGTATCCAGTGTGTGAGGAGGAAAGAGCTGGATGCTTCACTtgagaagagaagaaacctAAATATCGACCCCTTCCAAA CTGGTCACTCAAAGGGCATTGAAGACATGGACATGAACGCCGTGCGACTGTGTTTTCAGTGTGAGTTTGAATGGGAAGACGGCAGAAAAGACTGTCTCAGCCCAGTGGTGTCCAACCCCATCTATGACAAGA agGCCACGACCACATCGCAGCTGAAGATCGGCCGTTTTAACCAGTACAGAGGTTCCTGCACCGGCAAGACCGAGATCTACATGTTGTGTGACAAAGTGCAGAAAG ATGACATAGAGATCATCTTCAGGCGAGGGTCGTGGAAGGCCAGCGGGGAGTTTGCCCAGACAGATGTGCACCGGCAAATCGCCATCGTGTTTAAGACTCCACCCTATCAGGACCAGGACATCACAGAGGAGGTAGAAGTCAGCGTGGTGCTGCGCCGCCTCTCGGACCAGATGGAGAGCGAGTCCATTACCTTCACGTACCTGCCACACAATCCAG ATCCGTATGAGGTGAACCGGAAGAGAAAGATAAAGTCTGACATCAGCTTCAGTGAGAAACCTTGCGTGACAG CAGAGAGCGcacctgcagcagagcagccCTTCCACCTTCATCAAACCATGATGGGCCCTAACGAGAGGCTCTGCGCCGCCCGGCCCGGGGCCTCCGCTTTAGGGGAGATGTGTTACAGCGAGCACCAGGACACAAACAACGACAGCGACGCGGCCATCTTGAATCAGCTGCTGGAAATGCCCGCGATATGGGACATAATATCCAACCCCGGCCTGACCTCGGCCATGCCCTCCGGCTTCGAGCAGGGGCCCGAGGCCGGCGCCGTGTTCGCCAACCTGGATATGAACTTCAACCCGAACTTTGGCCCGTACACACAGGACTTTTCCCATTACAACGACCTGCAGTTCAACATGCTCGTCAACGAGATCCAGAATCCGCAGTCGGAGGGCCGGGAGAGCCCGTCCAGCACGCTGCAGGTGAAGACCGAGGAGGAGCTGTAA